The Gallaecimonas xiamenensis 3-C-1 genome has a window encoding:
- a CDS encoding carbohydrate kinase family protein has translation MYDMVTLGSATVDLFADTDSELVQIETRHSLEKLIAYPLGGKILIKDLNVTVGGGGTNSAVAFARQGLKTAFLGKVGDDAQGQQVLDELAKEGVDFVGARGGQTGLSVILDSIHDDRTILAFKGASDHLSLAEANLPPSRWLYCSAMLGQSLDTMKALLAKTQAKVAFNPSSYLARQGLAALAPILSAVAVLVLNKEESAMLLGLDEHQQHSLDQLLAALYQALPGKTLAITDGAEGLLATDGQVKVVAKPRDGLAIVETTGAGDACASGLVAALARGQELADAVRAGMLNAESVLAFKGAKNRLLSLAELQAQLKQDDRALSVSPWPAH, from the coding sequence ATGTACGACATGGTGACCTTGGGCTCGGCCACGGTGGATTTGTTTGCCGACACCGATTCGGAGCTGGTGCAGATTGAGACCCGTCATTCCCTGGAAAAACTCATCGCCTATCCCCTGGGGGGCAAGATCCTTATCAAGGATCTCAATGTCACCGTCGGCGGTGGCGGCACCAATAGCGCCGTGGCCTTTGCCCGCCAAGGTCTGAAAACCGCCTTTCTGGGCAAGGTAGGGGACGACGCCCAGGGCCAGCAGGTGCTGGACGAGTTGGCCAAGGAAGGAGTGGATTTTGTTGGGGCCAGGGGCGGCCAGACCGGGCTGTCGGTGATTTTGGACTCCATCCATGACGACAGGACCATATTGGCCTTCAAGGGCGCCTCCGACCACCTCAGCCTGGCCGAGGCCAACTTGCCCCCTAGCCGCTGGCTCTATTGCTCGGCCATGCTGGGCCAGAGCCTGGACACCATGAAGGCTCTGCTGGCCAAGACCCAGGCCAAGGTGGCCTTTAACCCGTCCAGCTACCTGGCCCGTCAGGGCTTGGCGGCGCTGGCGCCCATTTTGTCGGCGGTGGCGGTGCTGGTGCTGAACAAAGAAGAAAGCGCCATGCTGCTGGGGCTGGATGAGCACCAACAGCACAGCCTGGACCAACTGCTGGCCGCCCTTTACCAGGCCCTGCCCGGTAAAACCCTGGCCATTACCGACGGCGCCGAGGGCCTGTTGGCCACCGACGGCCAGGTGAAGGTGGTGGCCAAGCCGAGAGACGGCCTCGCCATAGTGGAGACCACAGGGGCAGGGGACGCCTGTGCCAGCGGCCTGGTGGCGGCCCTGGCCCGAGGCCAGGAGTTGGCGGATGCGGTCAGGGCCGGCATGCTCAACGCCGAGTCGGTGCTGGCCTTCAAGGGCGCCAAGAACCGCCTCTTGAGCC